The following proteins are co-located in the Fibrobacter sp. genome:
- a CDS encoding OmpA family protein encodes MDKKTLLASLALATSFGFAAEAASAPAEAPKDPIASCKEKLDNAKANLPSNALAAKTTLSEAYGTLKKMEVIQADDPKSEILKELSINCEMYNKIVMVQAETQTLHNHIAENWEKRIATGRSIEAIQEQIASVRSGKMSDLAADLEAEKARLAQTSEAMKEQEARLQAELQQNQEKFQAEAAAQQAALKAAGEREAELQKKLAEEQAALAEERAKAEARQQEAMNKLNELQSKLIQVSKDARGIILSMSDILFDVNKATLKADLKTSLAKVAGILSVYQQFNVSIEGNTDNTGSEDHNMKLSQQRADNVMNFLVEQGIDAGRLTAKGLGMSMPIADNSTKEGRQKNRRVDLVIQDKALQQQAEQ; translated from the coding sequence ATGGATAAGAAGACTCTTCTCGCCTCTCTGGCACTCGCCACCAGCTTCGGTTTTGCAGCCGAGGCAGCCTCCGCTCCTGCAGAAGCCCCCAAGGATCCCATCGCCTCCTGTAAGGAAAAGCTCGACAACGCCAAGGCAAACCTCCCCTCCAACGCCCTGGCAGCCAAGACCACTCTTTCTGAAGCCTACGGTACCCTGAAAAAGATGGAAGTTATCCAGGCCGACGATCCCAAGAGCGAAATTCTCAAGGAACTTTCCATCAACTGCGAAATGTATAACAAGATCGTGATGGTCCAGGCAGAAACCCAGACCCTTCACAATCACATCGCCGAGAACTGGGAAAAGCGAATCGCCACCGGCCGTTCCATCGAAGCCATCCAGGAACAGATCGCCTCTGTCCGTAGCGGCAAGATGTCCGACCTCGCCGCCGACCTTGAGGCCGAAAAGGCCCGCCTCGCCCAGACCAGCGAAGCCATGAAGGAACAGGAGGCACGTCTCCAGGCTGAACTCCAGCAGAACCAGGAAAAGTTCCAGGCCGAGGCCGCAGCCCAGCAGGCTGCACTCAAGGCCGCCGGCGAACGTGAAGCCGAGCTCCAGAAGAAACTGGCCGAAGAACAGGCCGCCCTTGCCGAAGAACGCGCCAAGGCCGAAGCCCGCCAGCAGGAAGCCATGAACAAGCTGAACGAACTTCAGTCCAAGCTGATCCAGGTGTCCAAGGACGCCCGCGGCATCATCCTGTCCATGTCCGACATCCTGTTCGACGTCAACAAGGCCACCCTCAAGGCCGATCTTAAGACCAGCCTTGCTAAGGTCGCAGGCATCCTCTCCGTCTACCAGCAGTTCAACGTCTCCATCGAAGGCAACACCGACAACACCGGTTCCGAAGACCATAACATGAAGCTTTCCCAGCAGAGAGCCGACAATGTTATGAACTTCCTGGTGGAACAGGGCATCGATGCAGGCCGCCTCACCGCCAAGGGTCTCGGCATGTCTATGCCTATTGCCGACAACTCCACCAAGGAAGGCCGCCAGAAGAACCGCCGTGTGGACCTTGTGATCCAGGATAAGGCCCTTCAGCAGCAGGCAGAACAGTAA
- a CDS encoding DUF3098 domain-containing protein, translated as MDKKNIILIALGVLLLVIGFICLATGPAENPVSLTVAPLILCLAYLVIIPLGILWKGKKEDK; from the coding sequence ATGGATAAAAAGAATATCATTTTGATTGCTCTTGGCGTCCTCCTGCTTGTTATCGGTTTCATCTGCCTGGCAACAGGTCCTGCTGAAAATCCGGTTTCTCTCACGGTTGCACCTCTTATTCTCTGCCTCGCCTACCTGGTGATCATTCCTCTGGGAATTCTCTGGAAGGGAAAGAAAGAAGATAAGTAA
- a CDS encoding HDIG domain-containing protein produces the protein MKKKQMKIHLAIGWVLVVAAALFLFPDKNIALQAERPRLGQVSTRTIVAPINFEVPKTEQEIEAEKTRAADKVNAIFEFNNDETNRVYEDLKGFLHKVGQYGALQSQINYASNVESSDSTSNVQSKVVQASRIYEVIKQRISTSAIKPLSQNSKARDSLLSVFNQMLQKGVSNTFLASSETAAQLYRDNYNLQDLKYITYTKPNITLIKDNENSTIEVSNIQPLRRRIDEAFAQLQMNFPNEQGLLSAFYETLFVFMMPNVFYLEKETMAARDEARSKVTRIKGMVPRGMEIVSQGSPITKEILERIDALQLAQQKEENSKTFTALYGNALVFVIIITFFFSFILLSPSRGTFKSARQLWSIIVIALMQLAAFFAIHHMSETIGRLDISFLPENFEFMWLYPFALAPVTATVLYDRRIGLAFSVFSAFIFGILNGYDLAATTCAFGVTFVATQPLARIRYRVQFLWGILAGVLAMAAAIAVIYLLRNRLSLEAFYQNLIVASMNIMVCTALASVLLVHLFERIFGITTVLTLMEMSDFNRPALKRISELAPGTFHHSIQVSNLAEKVADSIGANSLLVRVMALYHDIGKTMRPEYFTENQKQGVNPHNNLDPLQSVKIITGHVEQGTALAKEYNIPDLVAAAIREHHGDSIIKYFYIKAKQQADENGTQIKEADYSYKGPKPQSRETAILMLADIIEATSRSMTDTTPEALSEMIHNTIQGRFMEGQFNESNLSVKDLFKLEKAFLNSLDGTYHTRVKYPGQK, from the coding sequence ATGAAGAAAAAGCAGATGAAAATCCACCTCGCCATCGGCTGGGTTCTGGTTGTAGCCGCTGCACTTTTCCTTTTCCCCGACAAGAACATCGCCCTCCAGGCAGAGCGCCCCCGCCTTGGTCAGGTAAGTACCCGCACCATCGTGGCTCCCATCAATTTCGAAGTGCCCAAGACCGAGCAGGAAATCGAAGCCGAAAAGACCCGCGCCGCCGACAAGGTCAACGCCATCTTCGAATTCAACAACGACGAGACCAACCGAGTCTACGAAGACCTCAAGGGCTTCCTCCATAAGGTGGGCCAGTACGGCGCACTCCAGTCCCAGATCAACTACGCAAGCAATGTGGAATCCAGCGACTCCACCTCCAACGTGCAGTCCAAGGTGGTGCAGGCCTCCCGTATCTACGAAGTAATCAAGCAGCGTATTTCTACATCCGCCATCAAGCCCCTGAGCCAGAATTCCAAGGCCAGGGACTCCCTGCTTTCTGTCTTCAACCAGATGTTGCAGAAGGGCGTATCCAACACCTTCCTGGCTTCTTCCGAGACTGCAGCCCAGCTTTATAGGGACAACTACAACCTGCAGGATCTCAAGTACATTACCTACACCAAGCCTAACATCACCCTCATCAAGGATAACGAAAATTCCACCATCGAAGTCAGCAACATCCAGCCGCTCCGCCGTCGTATCGACGAAGCCTTCGCCCAGTTGCAAATGAACTTTCCCAACGAACAGGGCCTGCTTAGCGCCTTCTACGAAACCTTGTTCGTGTTCATGATGCCTAACGTATTCTACCTTGAAAAGGAAACCATGGCCGCCCGCGACGAAGCCCGCAGCAAGGTTACCCGAATCAAGGGCATGGTTCCCCGCGGCATGGAAATCGTAAGCCAGGGCTCCCCCATTACCAAGGAAATCCTGGAACGTATCGACGCACTCCAGCTCGCCCAGCAGAAAGAAGAAAACTCCAAGACCTTTACCGCACTCTACGGTAACGCCCTGGTATTTGTCATCATCATCACCTTCTTCTTCAGCTTCATTCTCCTGAGCCCCTCCCGCGGAACCTTCAAGAGCGCTCGCCAGCTTTGGAGCATTATCGTAATCGCCCTGATGCAGCTGGCTGCATTCTTCGCAATCCACCACATGTCCGAGACCATCGGCAGGCTGGACATTTCCTTCCTGCCCGAGAACTTCGAATTCATGTGGCTTTATCCCTTTGCTCTTGCTCCCGTTACAGCTACCGTTCTTTACGATCGCCGAATCGGCCTTGCCTTCAGCGTGTTCTCCGCCTTTATCTTCGGTATCCTGAACGGCTACGACCTGGCTGCAACTACCTGCGCCTTCGGCGTTACCTTTGTGGCAACCCAGCCCCTTGCCCGCATCCGTTACCGCGTGCAGTTCCTGTGGGGAATCCTGGCCGGCGTTCTCGCCATGGCTGCGGCAATTGCAGTCATCTACCTGCTTCGTAACCGCCTCTCCCTGGAAGCCTTCTACCAGAACCTGATTGTGGCAAGCATGAATATCATGGTCTGTACCGCCCTTGCATCCGTTCTCCTGGTCCACCTGTTTGAACGTATCTTCGGCATCACCACCGTACTTACCTTGATGGAAATGTCCGACTTCAACCGCCCCGCCCTTAAGCGCATTTCCGAACTGGCCCCGGGCACCTTCCATCATAGCATCCAGGTATCCAACTTGGCAGAAAAGGTGGCCGACAGCATCGGAGCCAACTCCCTGCTAGTACGTGTCATGGCTCTTTACCACGACATCGGCAAGACCATGCGTCCCGAATACTTTACCGAAAACCAGAAGCAGGGCGTCAATCCCCACAACAACTTGGATCCTCTGCAGTCTGTAAAGATCATTACCGGCCATGTGGAACAGGGTACCGCCCTGGCCAAGGAATACAACATTCCCGACCTGGTTGCCGCAGCTATCCGCGAACACCATGGCGATTCCATCATCAAGTACTTCTACATAAAGGCTAAACAGCAAGCCGATGAAAACGGAACCCAGATCAAGGAAGCCGATTACAGCTACAAGGGCCCCAAGCCCCAGAGCCGCGAAACCGCAATCCTTATGCTGGCAGACATCATCGAAGCCACCAGCCGTTCCATGACCGACACCACTCCCGAAGCCTTGTCGGAAATGATCCACAACACCATCCAGGGTCGTTTCATGGAAGGACAGTTCAACGAAAGTAACCTGTCTGTCAAGGACCTGTTCAAGCTTGAAAAGGCTTTCCTGAACAGCCTTGATGGTACCTACCACACCCGAGTCAAGTATCCAGGACAGAAGTAG
- a CDS encoding class II fructose-1,6-bisphosphate aldolase, which translates to MAVSYKELGLVNTKEMFKKAVAGGYAIPAFNFNTMEQMQAIVQASVKQKSPVIMQVSKGARNYANGTILRYMAQGAVEYAKELGCANPQIVLHLDHGDSFELCKDCIDNGFSSVMIDGSPLPYEENIALTKKVVEYAHAHDVTVEAELGVLAGVEDEVASEVSHYTKPEEVVDFATRTGCDSLAISIGTSHGAYKFKPEQCTRNADGILVPPPLAFDVLEAIEKELPGFPIVLHGSSSVPQDEVKTINENGGKLPDAVGIPEEQLRKASKSAVCKINIDSDSRLAMTAAVRKYFNEHPDHFDPRQYLKPARENMQKMYEHKIVDVLGSNDKL; encoded by the coding sequence ATGGCAGTTTCTTATAAGGAACTCGGCTTGGTTAACACCAAGGAAATGTTCAAGAAGGCTGTTGCTGGTGGCTACGCTATCCCGGCTTTCAACTTCAACACCATGGAACAGATGCAGGCTATCGTTCAGGCTTCCGTTAAGCAGAAGTCTCCGGTGATCATGCAGGTTTCTAAGGGCGCTCGTAACTATGCTAACGGCACTATCCTCCGCTACATGGCTCAGGGTGCTGTTGAATACGCTAAGGAACTGGGCTGCGCCAATCCGCAGATCGTTCTCCACCTCGACCACGGTGACTCTTTCGAACTGTGCAAGGACTGCATCGACAACGGCTTCTCTTCCGTTATGATCGACGGTTCTCCCCTCCCGTACGAAGAAAACATCGCCCTCACCAAGAAGGTTGTTGAATACGCTCACGCTCACGACGTTACCGTTGAAGCTGAACTCGGTGTTCTCGCCGGTGTTGAAGACGAAGTTGCTTCCGAAGTTTCTCACTACACCAAGCCGGAAGAAGTTGTTGACTTCGCTACCCGTACTGGTTGCGACTCCCTCGCTATCTCCATCGGTACTTCTCACGGTGCTTACAAGTTCAAGCCGGAACAGTGCACTCGCAACGCTGACGGCATCCTGGTTCCGCCTCCCCTGGCATTCGACGTTCTCGAAGCCATCGAAAAGGAACTCCCGGGCTTCCCCATCGTTCTCCACGGTTCTTCTTCCGTTCCTCAGGACGAAGTTAAGACCATCAACGAAAACGGCGGTAAGCTCCCCGATGCAGTTGGTATTCCGGAAGAACAGCTCCGCAAGGCTTCCAAGTCTGCTGTTTGCAAGATCAACATCGACTCCGACAGCCGTCTCGCTATGACTGCTGCAGTCCGTAAGTACTTCAACGAACACCCGGATCACTTCGACCCGCGTCAGTACCTGAAGCCGGCTCGCGAAAACATGCAGAAGATGTAC
- a CDS encoding RICIN domain-containing protein codes for MKGFGCKLNCLKWALTLGLSALSVSGFAKVDYHLNKVENPNEDELDAYQRITVAMDSAVYMYNKYTHLSKHIEVYYNTGVQTADGNYNGTMRFGTGRSYMKVHTAMHEMAHIMGMGTTTEYRNMMDGGVFKGEYTQARLKEITGDPKAELHGDSQHFWPYGLNYESEVKSEQDLIIHCQVVEAMYQDIFKEKFYMEARVEYMADGKCMGITASNGLEMMDCSGDQTVAKIWSIGDNPVTYRFEFGDRVIDVPNESTAAGIVLGTYSWNGGAHQRYVFEVSPVNQANAFYLQNFKSKLYMLPSGKNIVQDQRSRDIQSGIWILRTVSSDVPPAGDSTEVVTPVDSTETPSVIDTNVVDSTATEVDSTNGQSILVRRLGVPNGDGSRGMRFDVKGRSYGQHRQKPKYFKLF; via the coding sequence ATGAAAGGATTTGGGTGCAAACTGAATTGTCTAAAGTGGGCGTTGACCCTGGGATTGAGTGCCCTTTCGGTTTCAGGATTTGCCAAGGTTGATTACCACTTGAACAAGGTGGAAAATCCTAACGAAGACGAACTGGATGCGTATCAGCGCATTACGGTTGCCATGGATTCTGCGGTGTACATGTACAATAAGTACACCCACCTAAGCAAGCACATTGAAGTCTACTACAATACTGGCGTGCAGACCGCCGACGGTAACTACAACGGTACCATGCGATTTGGTACCGGCCGATCTTACATGAAGGTTCATACGGCCATGCACGAGATGGCTCACATCATGGGCATGGGCACCACGACCGAGTACAGGAACATGATGGACGGCGGTGTGTTCAAGGGCGAATATACCCAGGCAAGGCTTAAGGAAATTACCGGCGACCCAAAGGCGGAACTTCACGGCGATTCCCAGCATTTCTGGCCCTACGGCTTGAATTACGAATCCGAGGTCAAGTCTGAACAGGATTTGATAATCCACTGCCAGGTGGTGGAAGCCATGTACCAGGACATCTTCAAGGAAAAGTTCTACATGGAAGCACGTGTGGAATACATGGCCGATGGCAAGTGCATGGGTATTACCGCAAGCAACGGGCTTGAAATGATGGACTGTTCCGGAGACCAGACTGTGGCTAAGATCTGGAGCATCGGAGACAATCCCGTAACATACCGATTTGAATTTGGCGACCGGGTTATTGACGTTCCCAATGAATCTACTGCGGCAGGCATCGTTCTCGGAACTTACTCCTGGAATGGCGGAGCCCACCAGAGGTATGTCTTTGAAGTGTCGCCAGTGAACCAAGCCAACGCTTTCTACCTGCAGAACTTCAAGAGCAAACTTTACATGCTTCCTTCAGGCAAGAACATCGTGCAGGACCAGCGCAGTCGCGACATCCAGTCTGGCATCTGGATTCTTCGGACGGTTTCTAGCGATGTGCCGCCTGCGGGCGACTCAACCGAAGTTGTAACTCCTGTTGACTCTACGGAAACTCCTTCTGTTATCGATACCAACGTCGTGGATTCTACAGCTACAGAAGTCGATTCCACAAACGGCCAGAGTATCTTGGTCCGTCGTCTGGGTGTTCCCAATGGGGACGGTTCCCGAGGGATGCGTTTCGATGTCAAGGGACGGTCTTACGGACAGCATCGTCAGAAGCCCAAGTACTTCAAGCTGTTCTAA